In Janthinobacterium sp. B9-8, the genomic stretch ATTCGCCAGACCCAGCCGCTGCCCATTCTGATGCTCACCGCCAGAGGCGATGTCACCGACCGGATTGTAGGGCTGGAATTAGGTGCCGACGATTATCTTGCCAAGCCTTTTGATGCCAGAGAATTACTCGCCCGACTACGCGCTATTTTGCGCCGCCAAAACAACACAGACAGCAGCAACTCGCTCACTTTTGGCAATATAGAAATCGACGCCGATGCCCGCAGCGTCATGGTTGCGGGGCGAGCGTGCGCCATCACCAGCTACCAGTTTGATTTACTACTCTGCCTCGCCCGCCACGCCGGAAAAGTGCTGAGCCGCGAGCAAATTTTAGATCAGGTACGCGGTGAAACGCTGGAAGCCTTTGACCGCAGCATCGACGTACACATCTCAAAACTCCGCGCCGCGATTGGAGACGATTCCAAAGCCCCCAAACGCATCATCACCGTGCGCGGTGTGGGCTATGTATTTGCTAAAACGGAGGATTAAAAATGCCCCGCTCTGCAATAAAGCCCAAATATTGAAACACAGAGCTCACAAAGAACATGAAGTTTGAGGGAGAAAAACGAGAGCTAAATTAAGTTAATTTAATAGATTTTGAGTATCTTAAAAATGAGCAATCTGGATTCATATCGCAGCTCATAGTACGGGGCTTAAATCTCCCCTTGAAACACGCCGTAGCGAGGAACAAGCGGGGCGGGGTTTCGGCCAGAGGCAGCGAGGCACGAGCGAGTCTCGCCTGCCGCCGACTCGATTGTCCGCAGCGTAGGAGCCTTCGTGTTATTGGTGTTGTGGCTTGGCTTCGTTTCTTGGCCACACAAGAAAGGAAGGTCCAGCGGGACGCCCGCACCTAAATTAACGTGCCGAAGGCACTTAAAAGATCTTTTTGGCTTTGCCTAGCGCCTATGAAATAAAACCCATCGCTTTTGTAGAGGCGGTGCGCAAGAAAAACAAACTTGCACACCCTATAAAAACCAAGCTTTGCCCTGTTAAGTTGCCTGGGTTGGTGAAAAAACCACCAGATACGCACATCAAAAGCTGATAAACATCGGGTTTCCCCCGCCCTACATCAAATATCACCCTGCTAAAGGACTCACCGTGCGGCATAAGCTTTACTGGCAGATTTACTTTACCGTTGTTGGCAGCCTGGTGTTATTTGCACTTCTGGCGGGGCTGCTTTATCAATGGCATGACGATCCGCCGCCCAGACGCTTAATCCATGGCACGGCTAATTTGCTGGCTGCGGCGCTTCCACCTGCTGATCGGCCCATTAGCGAGCAAGCTGCAGTTTTTACCCAGCTGACTCAGGAATTCGATATCCCTATCAGCCTTTATGCAGCGAACGGACAAATGATTGCCAGCGTAGGCGAGCCTTTGGAGTTAAGGCGAGGCAAGCCACGTATTTTTCAATTACGCCTGCCCGACCAGCGCCTGATTCTGGTTGGCCGCCCAGCACATCGTGAAAAAAGCCCCGGCCTATTGGCAGGCTTTGCCATGTTGGCACTGGCCATTGCCATTGCGGCGATTCCATTGGCGCGTAAGCTCAGCCGTCGTTTAGAGGCACTTGCCAATCAGCTTGATGCTTTAGGTGAAGGGAATTTTTCGGTGCGATTGCCTGTACATGGCAAAGATGAAGTATCGCGGCTATCGATTCGCTTTAACCGCGCCGCCGAGCAAATTGCCGAACTGCTGAACGCGCACAAAAATCTACTCGCTCACGCCTCGCATGAATTACGCTCGCCACTGGCCCGTTTGCAAATGGCCGCCACCCTGCTGGGCGATCATGCCCCTGCCCATTTGCAGAAAGAACTCAGCCAGAATATCAGCGAGCTGAATGAGCTGGTCGAAGAGATTCTGCTGATGAGCCGCCTTGATGCAAGGCCAGAAAGCCTGCAAACCCAGCGCCTTGATTTGCTTGAGCTGTGCCAGATTGAAGCCGCACCTTTTCAGGCCAGCGTAGCAGGCCCCAATACCGAGATCGAAGCTGACCCGCGACTCTTAAAACGCCTCATCCGTAATCTATTAGAAAACGCCAACCGCTATGGCGCGGCACCATTAAGCATTCGTATTGATATAGAGGCCGATTGGGTGCGGCTCAATGTGTGCGATCAAGGAGCAGGCATTGCAGCAGCAGCCCAGCCGCATATCTTCGAGCCATTTTACCGCCCACCCGGCACGCCCGAGGGCAAAGGCGGCCATGGCTTAGGGCTGGCGCTGGTTAAACGGATTGCCGAGCATCATGGTGGCAACGTTGAATATCAATCGCCAGCAAGCGGGGGCAGCTGTTTTAAAGTCAGCTTTAAAAGAAGCACTCAAGCTTAATCTGCAATACATACCCATCATTTTCTAAATAGAGCACCCGCTTCTGAAGCACAGCACCTCGCTACTTGCTTTTGAACCTGCTCGCCCGCTTATAACCAACGCGGCAAATATTCTGCATCGCTTTCACAAAGGCATCACCGAATCGTCACGGCCAAGTCACACACTTTCTGCATAGTGGATATCAGTTTATATAGGGCCGAAAGCCTGCCCCGGCACGCTTTCTCTTAATCGCAAAAATTCTTGTAAGGCCATCCACATGCTGAAATCCTCACTCCTTGCACTGACTTTAGTAATCGCTACCCCTAGCCATGCCGGCCTGGCTAGCGGCGATATGGCTTTCACTACCTTTAATGCTGATGAAGATGGCTGGGCCATGGCCACTTTTGTCGATATCGCAGCCAATACCAAAATCTATTTCACAGATAATGAATGGAATGGCGCAGGCTTTAATAAAGGCGAGAGTTTTCATGAATGGCTAAGCGGTTCTGCAAGCATCACTGCAGGCACGGTGATTCGCTTTAGTGCTACAGATGATGCACGCAAGCTCTCGTCTTCCTTAGGTTTATTCAGCCGCAGCAATGTATCTGGCAGCAATAACTTTGGGCTAAGCCAATCTGCCGAAACGGTTTATGCCTATCTCGGTACATCGGCCACTGCCCCCACTACTTTCCTAGCAGCGATTTCTACCGGCGCTTTCAGCAGTGCAGAAGGTGGCTTAACAAATACGGGCTTATCGACTGGCAATGGCGCAATCCAGCTGAGAAATGGTTCTGATTTCGCGGAATACACCGGTTTACGCACTGGCCAAGCACAGATGAGCGATTACAAAGCGCTGGTCAATAACACAGGCAACTGGTCTGATCTAGGCAATGGCAACTTTGCCAATCTGGCCGCAAATACCGGCTCTTTCGGTAAAACTATCACCCCCGTACCAGAGCCTGAAACCTACGCGCTGATGGGGCTGGGCATGATTGCCTTGCTCACGCGCCGCCGTAAGCTGCGAGTGTAAAGCGGGCTATATTTTGAAAACGGGTGCATGCCAAAGCTTGCACCCGTCCTGAAGTTAGCTCCTACCGTGGCTCAATCCGCAGCCAGCCATTGATACATCACCAGCGTATCCACAAAACCCAGCTGCTTATGCCGGTAAGCTTTAGGCACCCTGCCCACCACTTCAAAACCCAGCTTTTGCCACAACGCCACTGCCACAGTATTGCTTGAAACCACGGCATTAAATTGCATGGCCTTAAAACCCAGCGCCAAAGCACGCTGCTGTGAATGCTGGCACAGCGCTTTGGCCACGCCTTTGCCTCTGGCGGCATCTGCCACCATATAGCCGCAATTGCTTACATGTGCGCCCGGTCCGCTGGCATTGGCTTTAATATAATAAGAGCCAAGCACCACGCCATCTTCCACCGCTGCATAGGTTTCGGCAGGCAGTGTGCACCACAGCTCAAATGCTTGCTGCTCGTTTAAATCAGGGTCAAATGCATAGGTTTCTTCTGCTTGAATAATTGCAGAAAATACAGACCAAAACTGAGAGAACAATTCGGGGGTCATTGCAACTATATTCATTGATCACTTCTCGCGTAAATAAACAGGGATGCGCTTTTTAAAAAGCTTATCACGCTCATCCCCAATATTTTTCCAGATACAAATGGCCAGCTTGGGATGCTCGGCATAAAAAGATTTACTAAAAATTAAAAAGTAATCTTTTGTGCTGATATCCGGCTCTAAGCGCTGTATTTTTAATTTTTTATTCTGCTCTAAAAAAGCATCACCCAGATGTTGCTGCGTCGCATAAGCATCAATACGGCCTGCCGTTAATTTGGCAAAGTTATTTTCGATACTAAGCGCCTCTTCATAGGGAATATTTAATCGCTCTAGATCTTTAACAACCGACCACCCCATATTTGCCCCCACTTTGCCCTGCAAACCCGTCAACCCCTTGCCATCCCAAACCAGCTTCGATGCTCGGTTTACAAAAAAAGCATAGCGCAGAGTCGTTAAGCGCTGGCTATGATCGGGCAATTCATCGCGCATAGGATAAACAGCAAAGGCGGCGCGCTCCTCCGTATATGAGAGCATTAACACGCCTTGAATCAAATTACTTTTTAAACTATTCAGTAATCGCAAAGGGGGATAGCGTTCTATCTCTGGCAAAACGCCACACTGTGTTGCTGCAGCACGTGCCTGCTCAATTGCAATCCCTGGCAAAGCCTGCAATTGTAAACTATCGCCCATAATATAAGGAGGAGATGATTGCTGATTCACCCCGATACGCAGCACAATCTCTGCCTGTGCTGCTGCCACTGGCAAGCTCGCCAAGACACCTATTCCAAGAAATTTTGCTTTATTCATTTTTCCAGCTTAGCAGCAAAGCACAAAGACTCCTCTTGCTAATCACATCAAACCGACAATGTGCCTGCACACAAGCAAGCTGACACTGCTTATAATCTAGCCTCTGCTCACCCTGGCCACTTTTATGTCTTTGCCGCAATACTGGCGCACCCCGCTCTGCCTTGCTCCCCGCCCTTTACACCCCTGGCTTACCGAACGCGGCTCTCTTACCGCCATGCTGATGGCGCATTTTCCTGAGATCTCGGTACAAGTGATCTTTCAAGGCTGGCAACAAGCGCATTGGGATGAAGCAGCTTGCTTAAGTAGAACAGCCAACAGACAAAATATGGCCTGCCGCGAAGTCGTCTTAAAAAGCAAACGCACCTCGCTGGTTTACGCACATAGCATCACCACGCCTGCCGCCTTACATAAAGGCTTCCATCTATTTGGCCGTAGTGGCAGCCGCCCGCTAGGTGCCTTGCTATTTGCTGACCCCACTATCTGCCGCTCTGACCTTAGCTGGTGTTGCATCGATCCACGCCATCCACTCTGGCAAAAAGCTCAGGCCGCCGTGGGATCATTACCAAAGAAACTATGGGCAAGGCGCTCGATATTTTATGCAGGCCACGACAAACTACTGGTCACCGAAGTATTTTTGCCTGCACTATTAGACAGCGCTTAATAATAAGATAGCCAAAACCAGCAGCCCACCTTCAGCGCAAAATACCCCCAAGATGTAAGTAATTACTTTCTCTTGCGAAAAGGCCATAAACCTTGACGCCAGCGCTTTCCAGCAGCAAAGTAAGCGCACATTTTTTGAAGCTGACTCACCCTATGCTATCCCGACTTCCTGCTTTCGCCCGCCTGATGCGTATCGACAAACCCATCGGCACTTTATTGCTGCTCTGGCCAACATTATGGGGGCTATGGTTTGCCAGCAATGGCCGCCCCGACCCGATGCTGCTGCTGATTTTTTGCCTAGGCACCTTTTTAATGCGCGCCGCTGGCTGCGTGATTAACGACTATTGCGACCGAGATTTTGATGGCCATGTAGAGCGCACCCATGCTCGGCCCTTAGTCTCTGGCGAAATCAAACCTAAGGAAGCGCTATTGCTGGCGGCTGCCTTAGCACTCACCGCATTTTTACTGGTGCTGCCTTTAAACCGGCTGACGCTACTCCTCTCTATCCCCGCCGTATTTCTAGCGGGCTCTTACCCACTCACCAAACGTTTTCTAGCCTTACCGCAAGCCTATTTAGGCATCGCCTTTGGCTTTGGCATCCCTATGGCCTTTGCCGCCCAAACGGGTGACGTGCCCGCTTTTGCCTGGATCTTACTGCTGGCCAATATTTTATGGACCATCGCTTACGATACCGAATACGCCATGGTCGATCGGCCTGACGATTTAAAAATCGGCATTAAAACCTCGGCCATCACCTTTGGCCGCTTTGACGTGATCGCCATCATGCTCTGCTTCACAGGTTTTATCGCCCTGATGGCATGGCTAGGCATAGAGAGCCAGCGCGGCGTGATTTATTTTATTTCCCTGCTCATCTCAGCAGGCTTAGCACTCCAGCAATACAGCCAGATCATCGCCCGCGAACCAGCAGATTGCTTTAAGGCTTTTTTAAGTAACAACCGAATTGGCGCGGTGATTTTTATGGGCTTGGTTTTAGATTATGGGCTTAGCCACTGATTTCATAGAAAGTAGAGGCCTACCTTTTACGTAATAAGCCCCCTTCTACTGATGGAGACCCCAATGAAAAAGATCATTACAGCACTACTTATCACCTGCCTAAACAGTGCCGTTTTTGCAGAAGTGAAGAATACAAAAGACTTACCTGGCCATTATTATTTGCAAGGGGTACGTGAAGTGGGCTCCGAGCTATTGCTCGGCAAGGATGGTCAGTTTCAATGGATGATGAGCTATGGCGCGGTGGATCAATACGCCCAAGGTACCTGGCTAGTGGACAAGGGCAACGTTTTGCTCGTCTCCACCCCTGCCGCAGAAAACCCCAGCTTTCGCCTGTTTACCGAAGATGAAATGCGTATCCGTAAGCCCGCAAAAGCGGGCACTTGGGTAGCGATTGTAGGTATACCCCAAGTTGGGCCGACACCGGGCGTTGCAGTGAAATTTGAAAGCAAAACAGGTAAGACGCTGACCGCCATCAGCGATGCAAATGGCGATGCCATCGTTGATATGCCTGATAGTGAGGAATGGATGCGAGCAGGTTTACGTGGCGCAAAAAGCAAAAGTGACTGGCAATGGTTTGCGATTCCCGCAGAGCGCAAAAAAGACCGGATAGCTGCTTTTGCAAACAGCGATGAAAGCCAAGCCAGGCCCGCTACCTTTGAAAAGCTACAGCTAAAAATAGAAGAAAAAGGCCTGCGCATCAGCGACCAAGAAGCGATGCCTCGCGGCCTTTATACCAAGCAATAACAACACGTAAGCATAGAGCTTGCCTGCAAGCTCTATGCTTAATCAGCCACGCAGCATCTTCTCTGCCCAGAAAATCCCACTAACCGTTTTACCATCAGTAATCGATCCATCCAGCACACCTGCAATTAGATCATCGAGGCTCACCGCTACGCATTCTACAAACTCGCCTTCGTCGAGCTGAGGCTTGCCCGCCGTGAGATTTTGCGCCAAATAAAAATGAATTTCTTCATTTGTATAGCTAATGATGGGATGGTGAACACCTAGCTTTTGCCATTCTTGCGCGGTATAGCCGGTTTCTTCCAATAATTCGCGCTTGCCGCAAGCCAGTGCATCTTCACCGGCATCAAGCTTGCCAGCGGGGAACTCCAGATACACGCGGTGCATAGGGTAGCGATATTGCCGCTCCATCAAAAGTTTGCCATCGGGCAGCACCGGAATAATCATCACCGCACCGGGGTGGATCACATATTCACGCGTGGCATGGCTACCATCGGGCAGGCGCACGGTATCGCGATTGATATGCAAGAGCGCGCCATCAAACACCCGCTCGCTACTGATTTTTTCTTCGATTAAATGTTGATCTTTTTGCATGGATTCCCAGCGGGTTGATAATTAAAAAGTTCTGTAGACATAGAGGACACAGAGAAAAACGAAGATAAATCACGGTGTTTCTATGGCCTCTTCCCCTTATTTGCCCTCAATCGAACCATACCGCAACAGCGATTACAATTTAACACTGCTGCTATTCCAGATTTTACGCGCATATTCGCTGATGCTGCGGTCCGATGAAAAGCGCCCCATTCCGGCCACATTCAGCAGGGCTTTTTTATGCCACTCCAATGGCTTTAGATACAGCGCATCCACTTTGCCCTGCACTTTTACATAATCTGCAAAATCTGCCAATAATTGATAATGGTCGCCCCAATTGACCAGTAAATCAAAGATAACTCGATAGCGCTCTGGCTCATCGGCACTAAAAAAGCCGGATGCTATTTGATTTAATACTTCATGCAAGACTGGATCGGTCTCATAAATCGCACGGGGGTCGTACGATTCTTGCCGCAGGCGCTGCACATCGTCGCTATTATTACCAAATATAAAAATATTATCTGCGCCCACCGCTTGGCTAATTTCTATATTTGCACCATCCAAAGTACCAATCGTTAATGCGCCATTTAATGCAAATTTCATATTTCCTGTGCCCGATGCCTCAGTACCTGCGGTCGAAATCTGCTCGGATAAATCTGCAGCGGGGATAATGATCTCAGCAAGGCTCACGCTGTAATTAGGAATAAACACCACTTTCAGCTTATCGCCCACTCTGGCATCGTGATTAATTTTAGCGCCCACATCATTAATCAGGCGAATTAATAATTTGGCCATTTTATAAGCCGATGCGGCTTTCCCTGCAAAAACAACCACTCTTGGCACAATAGCGGCATCTGGATTTTTTAGAATAAAGTTATAGCGGGTAATCACATGCAATACATTAAGCAATTGCCGTTTATATTCATGAATGCGCTTTACCTGTATATCAAATAAAGCGTCAGGTGAAACAATACCACCGAGATGCGTAGCGATATAGCGTACTAAGCGCTCTTTATTGGCCCGCTTAGCCACCATAAAATCGCCAATAAAACCCTCATCTTCAGCCAAGGGCTTTAGCTCGGCCAATTCATCTAGGTTAACCCGCCATGTTCTGCCTATTTTTTCGTCAATCAAGGCAGCTAAAGGCCGATTGGCTTGAGCTAGCCAACGCCTTGGCGTAATGCCATTGGTCACATTGGTAAAGCGCTCTGGATAAATCCGCGCAAAATCAGCAAAGATGGTCGATTTCATTAATTGAGAATGCAGTGCCGAAACACCATTCACTTTATGGCTAGCCACTACAGCAATATAAGCCATACGAATTTTTCGCTCGCCTGATTCATCCACCAAAGAAACGCGGCGAATCAAATCTGCATCATCCGCAAAGCGCTGTTTAACCTCAGCGAGAAAGCGCTCATTAATCTCAAAAATAATTTTTAGATGTCGGGGCAGCCAATGGCTAAACATCTCTACCGGCCAGGTTTCCAGCGCCTCGCTCATTAAAGTATGATTGGTATAAGAAAAAATTTTCTGTGTATATCCCCAAGCCGTGCCCCAATCCAAGTGATATTCATCAATTAAAATACGCATTAATTCTGGCACAGCCAATACAGGATGGGTATCGTTTAAATGAATGGCAGTTTTATCGCTAAGTTGATTAAAATCTTCATGGGTAAATAAATAGCGATGCACAATATCTTGCAAAGAAGCCGAAACAAAAAAATACTCCTGCCGCAATCTAAGCTCTTTGCCATGCTGGGTAGAATCGTCAGGATATAAAACTCTGGATACATTTTCGCTATGATTTTTTTCTTCTACCGCTGCAAAATAATCACCCTGATTAAACATATGTAAATTAATACTGCGTGAAGCCCTCGCCGACCAAAGCCTAAGCGTATTGGTAGCCGTCGTTTGATAGCCGGGAATAATATAATCATAAGCCATCGCCAATACATCTTGCGTATCCAGCCAATGCACCACATTACCTCTTGTTTCTATTCGCCCGCCAAATTGCACTACATATTGAATTTCATCCCTTGGGAATTCCCATACATTTAAAGCAGACAACCAGGTATCTGGTGCTTCAACCTGCTGGCCATCAATAATGCGCTGCTTAAACATTCCAAAATCATAACGTATGCCATAGGCAAACCCCGGCACGCCCATTGTGGCCATTGAATCTAAAAAACACGCGGCCAAACGCCCCAAGCCGCCATTACCCAACGCCGCATCAGGCTCGTAATCCAGAATCTCATTTAAATCCACACCCATTTCATCAAGCGCCGCTTTCACCGGCTCGAATAATTCCAGCGCCAATAGCGCATTGGATAAAGCGCGGCCAATTAAAAACTCCATTGATAAATAATAAACCCGCTTTAAATCCTGAGAATACTGCGCCCGTGTGGTGCGCATCCAGCGCTCTACCAGCCTATCCCTTACCGCCAAAAAAGTCGCATTCAACCAGTCTTTAGGCTGAGCCACAATCGGGTCTTTGCCAATAAAAAACACCAGCTTATTGGCAATGGCATGCTTTAAAGCATCGCTATCATTACCGGGAGAATCGTATTCAAAAGAAACCGTCATTGGGTGCTCCTTTAAAAAACGCGTGGAATCGTCGCCCTAGCTTAGGGTGTGCAAGTCGTTGTGCACCGGCTCTCTGTACCTACAGACCTTTTCCCTCATTCATTCATCAACTTTTCATACAAAGCCACATACTGCGCGGCTGCTGCGCTCCAGCCAAAATCGGCCTGCATGGCGCTACGGCGGGTGGCTTTCCAGTCTTTAGGGCGATGCCAAAGGATAAAGGCGCGGCGCAGAGCGCGGGTCAGGGCGGCTACATTAAAATCGTCGAAGACAAAGCCGGTGGCGCTGGCGTCTTCTAAGTTTTCCAAGCTGCAATCAATCACAGTGTCGGCAAGGCCACCAACCCGGCGCACTAGCGGCAAAGCGCCGTATTTCAGGCCGTAGAGCTGGGTAAGGCCGCAGGGCTCAAAACGGCTGGGCACGAGTAGCACATCGGCGGCGGCCATGATGCGGTGCGAGCAATCTTCGTCGTAGCCAATTTGCACGGCAATTTGCGCAGGATGAGCTGCGGCAGCGGCTTTAAATGCATCTTCCAAGGCCGCGTCCCCACCGCCTAACAGCACAAACTGCCCGCCACGCTGGGTGATTTCATCCAGCGCGGCCAGCACCAGATGCAGGCCTTTTTGCTCGGTAAGGCGGCTGACTACAGCAAAGAGCGGCTGATCGCTGCTTGGCTCTAAGCCCATGCGCATTTGCATATCTTGCTTGCACTTAGCCTTGCCCTGCATTTTTTCCACGCTGTAATTAGCGGCGATCAGTGGGTCGAGAGTCGGGTTCCAGACCTGATCGTCTACGCCATTCAGAATGCCTGTCAGATCTGCTTTTCGGGTTCTGAGCAGGCCATCAAGGCCGCAGCCCTGCTCGTCGTGGGTAATTTCGCTGGCGTAGCGTGGAGATACAGTGCTGATATGGTCGCAAAAATACAGCCCTGCTTTCATAAAAGAAATCTTGCCGTGAAACTCGATGCCTTCCAGCGAAAAAAATTCAGGCGGTAATTCTAAGCTGGCAAAGGCCGAGGCCGGAAACACGCCCTGATAGGCTAAGTTATGCACCGTAAACACGCTTTTTGCAGGCCGGCCCGCAGCCACTAAATAAGCGGACACAAGGCCCGCATGCCAATCGTGGGCATGCACCAGCTCTGCCCGCCAATAAGGATCTAAGCCACTGGCAAGCTGTGCCGCCACCCAGCCCAATAGGGCAAAACGCAGATGATTATCGCTATAAGGCTGCTGGCCCACATCGAGGTAAGGGCTGCCGGGTCGATCAAAGCAATGCGGAGCGTCGATCACATACACGGCAATGCCGCTGGCGGTATGACCAAATAAAATTCTAATCGGCCCCGCCATGCTATTCACGGCGGCCACTTCGCCATCAATATTGAGCCCAGCCAGAATCGCCGGAAAGCCAGGCAAGAGCACGCGCACATCACATCCCAAATACCCCAGCGCCAAGGGCAAAGCCCCCGCCACATCAGCCAGCCCACCGGTTTTTAACAGCGGAAACAGCTCGGCACAAACATGTAACACGCGCATAGATGGCTACCCTTGGATTGGTTTTAGCAAACTTCGTAAACATAAAAGCCCCCAAACCCAAATCTTGAACCACAGAGAACACGGAGGACACAGAGAAAACCAAACGATTCAAAGATAATATGTCCGCTTTAAGCTTTGACTAGAGATCAACACAAACAAGGCAAGCCATGATCCCCGAGTGTTTTTATCGGAAATTCAACGAAAATGACGCTATTTCAAAAATAGGACGTATCAGGTTTTCTCCGTGAGACTCCGTGTTCTCTGTGCCCTCCGTGGTTCAAGATTTGGGTTTTATCACAGCTTCGCCAGCATTTCTCTTGTCACCAGCACGACACCGCCTTCTGAGCAGTAAAAGCGGCGCTCGTCTGCGCTGCGATCCTCGCCGATCACAGTGCCCTCAGGGATTTGGCAGCCTCGGTCTATCACACAGCGACGCAAGCGGCTGGAGCGCCCCACAGTGACCGAGGGCAAGATCACCGCCGAATCGATGGTGCAAAAAGAATGCAAACGGACTTTAGAAAACAGCACCGAGTTATTCACCAAAGAGCCAGAAACAATGCAGCCGCCAGAGACAAGGGAGTTGAGTGTCATGCCGTGGCTGCCATTGATATCCTGCACAAATTTAGCAGGGGAAAGCTGCTCCTGATGCGTCCAGATCGGCCAGTTTTTATCGTAAATATCCAGCTCAGGCAGCACCGAGGCGAGGTCTAAATTGGCCTCCCAATACGCGTCTACCGTGCCAACGTCTCGCCAATAGGGGGCAGCACTGGCGTCGCTCGATACGCAGGATGCACTAAATGGATGAGCCAGTGCACGG encodes the following:
- a CDS encoding response regulator is translated as MSKQLLLIDDDERLTAMLAEYLRLQGFAVDVAHDGKRGLAALASRSFDALILDLMLPDVDGLDLCKQIRQTQPLPILMLTARGDVTDRIVGLELGADDYLAKPFDARELLARLRAILRRQNNTDSSNSLTFGNIEIDADARSVMVAGRACAITSYQFDLLLCLARHAGKVLSREQILDQVRGETLEAFDRSIDVHISKLRAAIGDDSKAPKRIITVRGVGYVFAKTED
- a CDS encoding HAMP domain-containing sensor histidine kinase, whose product is MRHKLYWQIYFTVVGSLVLFALLAGLLYQWHDDPPPRRLIHGTANLLAAALPPADRPISEQAAVFTQLTQEFDIPISLYAANGQMIASVGEPLELRRGKPRIFQLRLPDQRLILVGRPAHREKSPGLLAGFAMLALAIAIAAIPLARKLSRRLEALANQLDALGEGNFSVRLPVHGKDEVSRLSIRFNRAAEQIAELLNAHKNLLAHASHELRSPLARLQMAATLLGDHAPAHLQKELSQNISELNELVEEILLMSRLDARPESLQTQRLDLLELCQIEAAPFQASVAGPNTEIEADPRLLKRLIRNLLENANRYGAAPLSIRIDIEADWVRLNVCDQGAGIAAAAQPHIFEPFYRPPGTPEGKGGHGLGLALVKRIAEHHGGNVEYQSPASGGSCFKVSFKRSTQA
- a CDS encoding PEP-CTERM sorting domain-containing protein, which gives rise to MLKSSLLALTLVIATPSHAGLASGDMAFTTFNADEDGWAMATFVDIAANTKIYFTDNEWNGAGFNKGESFHEWLSGSASITAGTVIRFSATDDARKLSSSLGLFSRSNVSGSNNFGLSQSAETVYAYLGTSATAPTTFLAAISTGAFSSAEGGLTNTGLSTGNGAIQLRNGSDFAEYTGLRTGQAQMSDYKALVNNTGNWSDLGNGNFANLAANTGSFGKTITPVPEPETYALMGLGMIALLTRRRKLRV
- a CDS encoding GNAT family N-acetyltransferase, coding for MNIVAMTPELFSQFWSVFSAIIQAEETYAFDPDLNEQQAFELWCTLPAETYAAVEDGVVLGSYYIKANASGPGAHVSNCGYMVADAARGKGVAKALCQHSQQRALALGFKAMQFNAVVSSNTVAVALWQKLGFEVVGRVPKAYRHKQLGFVDTLVMYQWLAAD
- a CDS encoding substrate-binding periplasmic protein, translated to MNKAKFLGIGVLASLPVAAAQAEIVLRIGVNQQSSPPYIMGDSLQLQALPGIAIEQARAAATQCGVLPEIERYPPLRLLNSLKSNLIQGVLMLSYTEERAAFAVYPMRDELPDHSQRLTTLRYAFFVNRASKLVWDGKGLTGLQGKVGANMGWSVVKDLERLNIPYEEALSIENNFAKLTAGRIDAYATQQHLGDAFLEQNKKLKIQRLEPDISTKDYFLIFSKSFYAEHPKLAICIWKNIGDERDKLFKKRIPVYLREK
- a CDS encoding chorismate--pyruvate lyase family protein, which codes for MSLPQYWRTPLCLAPRPLHPWLTERGSLTAMLMAHFPEISVQVIFQGWQQAHWDEAACLSRTANRQNMACREVVLKSKRTSLVYAHSITTPAALHKGFHLFGRSGSRPLGALLFADPTICRSDLSWCCIDPRHPLWQKAQAAVGSLPKKLWARRSIFYAGHDKLLVTEVFLPALLDSA
- the ubiA gene encoding 4-hydroxybenzoate octaprenyltransferase, which codes for MLSRLPAFARLMRIDKPIGTLLLLWPTLWGLWFASNGRPDPMLLLIFCLGTFLMRAAGCVINDYCDRDFDGHVERTHARPLVSGEIKPKEALLLAAALALTAFLLVLPLNRLTLLLSIPAVFLAGSYPLTKRFLALPQAYLGIAFGFGIPMAFAAQTGDVPAFAWILLLANILWTIAYDTEYAMVDRPDDLKIGIKTSAITFGRFDVIAIMLCFTGFIALMAWLGIESQRGVIYFISLLISAGLALQQYSQIIAREPADCFKAFLSNNRIGAVIFMGLVLDYGLSH
- a CDS encoding NUDIX domain-containing protein produces the protein MQKDQHLIEEKISSERVFDGALLHINRDTVRLPDGSHATREYVIHPGAVMIIPVLPDGKLLMERQYRYPMHRVYLEFPAGKLDAGEDALACGKRELLEETGYTAQEWQKLGVHHPIISYTNEEIHFYLAQNLTAGKPQLDEGEFVECVAVSLDDLIAGVLDGSITDGKTVSGIFWAEKMLRG
- a CDS encoding glycogen/starch/alpha-glucan phosphorylase, with amino-acid sequence MTVSFEYDSPGNDSDALKHAIANKLVFFIGKDPIVAQPKDWLNATFLAVRDRLVERWMRTTRAQYSQDLKRVYYLSMEFLIGRALSNALLALELFEPVKAALDEMGVDLNEILDYEPDAALGNGGLGRLAACFLDSMATMGVPGFAYGIRYDFGMFKQRIIDGQQVEAPDTWLSALNVWEFPRDEIQYVVQFGGRIETRGNVVHWLDTQDVLAMAYDYIIPGYQTTATNTLRLWSARASRSINLHMFNQGDYFAAVEEKNHSENVSRVLYPDDSTQHGKELRLRQEYFFVSASLQDIVHRYLFTHEDFNQLSDKTAIHLNDTHPVLAVPELMRILIDEYHLDWGTAWGYTQKIFSYTNHTLMSEALETWPVEMFSHWLPRHLKIIFEINERFLAEVKQRFADDADLIRRVSLVDESGERKIRMAYIAVVASHKVNGVSALHSQLMKSTIFADFARIYPERFTNVTNGITPRRWLAQANRPLAALIDEKIGRTWRVNLDELAELKPLAEDEGFIGDFMVAKRANKERLVRYIATHLGGIVSPDALFDIQVKRIHEYKRQLLNVLHVITRYNFILKNPDAAIVPRVVVFAGKAASAYKMAKLLIRLINDVGAKINHDARVGDKLKVVFIPNYSVSLAEIIIPAADLSEQISTAGTEASGTGNMKFALNGALTIGTLDGANIEISQAVGADNIFIFGNNSDDVQRLRQESYDPRAIYETDPVLHEVLNQIASGFFSADEPERYRVIFDLLVNWGDHYQLLADFADYVKVQGKVDALYLKPLEWHKKALLNVAGMGRFSSDRSISEYARKIWNSSSVKL